In Embleya scabrispora, the DNA window GCCCCCTCGCGCCGGCGGCAGAACGACGCGAAGTCGTGCTCGCCGATCAGCCGGCCGGCCGCCTCGTTCATCCGGTCCTCGTCCAACGGCCGGTCGTGCCACACCACGTCGCCCCGGCGCAGCGGGTCCACCCCGCCCGGCGCGTCGCACACCCGGTACGCGTAGCGCCGCCAGATCGCGCCGAACCGCGCGTCGAACCCGGCCGGCGCCACGGTGATGTCGCGCACCCGCAGATCCCGCGGCAACCGCCCGGTGACCCGACGCAGCGCCACCTCGCCCAGGTCGGCCCACACCTCGTCGGGCACGTCCAGGTGCGCCACCTGGCCCCGTGCGTGCACCCCCGCGTCGGTCCGCCCGGCCACGGTCAGCTGCGCGGGCTCCGCCAGCCGCAGCACCGTGGTCAGCGCGCTCTCCAACGTCCCCTGCACGGTGCGCAGTTCGCGCTGCCGGGCCCACCCGGCGAACTCGGTGCCGTCGTACGACAGATCGATGCGCAAGCGCACCACGTCATCCACCTCCGGACATGGCGCGAGCCCGCCCTCCGTACACAGACGGAGAACGGGCTCGCACAGGAATACGGAACGCCTGGAGCGTCCGACCCGGCTCAGGCCTTGTCGGCGTCCTTGCTCTCCTCGGCCTCGGCGGCCTCGGCGGGCGCGTCCTCGGTCTCGACGGCCTTGGCCGTCTCG includes these proteins:
- the truA gene encoding tRNA pseudouridine(38-40) synthase TruA; protein product: MVRLRIDLSYDGTEFAGWARQRELRTVQGTLESALTTVLRLAEPAQLTVAGRTDAGVHARGQVAHLDVPDEVWADLGEVALRRVTGRLPRDLRVRDITVAPAGFDARFGAIWRRYAYRVCDAPGGVDPLRRGDVVWHDRPLDEDRMNEAAGRLIGEHDFASFCRRREGATTVRCLQDFSWARETPTGADVGPAYRPVIVATVRADAFCHNMVRSLVGAMFAVGTGRKPPAWPLEVLGRAVRDSGVHVAPAHGLTLEEVAYPADELLADRVSATRRRRDGS